The following is a genomic window from Candidatus Methylomirabilis lanthanidiphila.
ACCTTGCGGTCTATCTTCAGCAATGACGGCCACCGGATGGATCGCCCACTCGGGATGACGCCGGAGCAGAAGCTGCAAGGGGAGGGCAGGGAGGTTAACGCAGGCCAGCCGGTCCATGACAGATCTCCATGTGCCGCCAGGTCGGACCCCGGCGCTTGTCCTTGAGGACGGTGAGCTCGCACATAAATCGATCATCGGCAAGCCGCTCCCGTCGGGCGGTAACCCTGAGCGAGACGAGCGGGCCCAGCGACGGAGCCTCATCCTCTTTCGTCGTCAGGCAGAGGAGGGCGGTCTGATGTTTGCTTGCCAGCCCTACCAGACGGGTCTGAAGCGGGACGGGGAGATCAGGTTGGGCGCCTAAGTCGAGCACGACCAGACCGAAGGCGCCAAATCGGACGAGTTGATCTGCGGCGCGGGCCACGGCCCTGTTGTCAGGAACTCGAACGATCGTCAGGATGTCGAGATCGACCCCGCCCTCAGCCGCATCGGGCGGGTAAAAGAGGCTGTCGTCACGGGTGATCCAGACCACCGGTTCGTTCTGCTGCTGCGCCTGCAACACCAATCCAAGGGCCAGCGTAAGCGGGGCTGTCGCTCCCTCACCCGAGATCTCCACCATCCGTCCGGCAACCTGCTCAAGGCTCCATCCATCCCCTTGTTCGCTGGTCGCCCTTCGCGACGAAAGGGCATAGCTACTATACGATTTGTTACTATACATATGACTAATACTATGAGCTAAAAAAATAGCTCATCCATTAGTAGTTACCGCGAGCACGCAGAGGTTGGCTTGCAGGGCGAAGTCTCCGGTATCGTATGCCCTGGTATCTCATCCCACGTCCTGCCGTCCAGGAGGCGACCGGCGCGCTTCTTGTTCGTGCCGCCCCATTGCTTGAAGAAAAAGGGGACGCCGGCCTGACGGCATGCCTCCAAGATCTCGACGACCCATGATCGCTCCATCGGACGCGCTCCCGGTCCTGATTCGCCCCCGACAATGACCCAATCAATGCCGCGCAGGTCCACAGCGCCAAGCGACTCCAGCAGCGGCTCAAACGAGATGAACTTCATGGCTGCGGAAGTGCGTCGGAGGTGATCGATCCGATATAGATACGGCTTGGCCTCAACGCTGACACCCATCCAGATGTTGTCTGCCCACAGCAGCAACGGGGCCAACTGCTGGAGCCGCTCGGCTCGCTTGGTGAGCACCTGGAATTGATGCCAGTGCGCCTCCTGCATCACCTCAAACACCCGGGCGATGTACTCGACAGGTACCTCCTCGTGGAAGAGATCGCTCATCGAATTGACGAAGACCCGATGGGGCCGCTTCCAACTGAATGGAAGCCGGAGCATCTGCTCCTGAAGCGTCACCTCGAAGTCGTTTCGGTAGTTGTAGTTGCCCATGGCCTGCAGGCGATGCGCCAGCCGCTCCGCGTAGCAGTGTTGGCATCCTGGGCTGATCTTCGTGCAACCTGTCACAGGATTCCAGGTCGCGTCGGTCCACTCAATGCTCGTGCCTTGAGCCATAGCCCACCTCTTACAACAGACCAAGTCGAGATATGTGGCAGAGATTCGTCAATGTTTCCGCTCTCGATACGATTTCAGGTCCGCTTCGGTGACTTCCTCTCCAGGCACGAGGCGGTAATGTTTCTCAGAGACAATGGCAACCCCTTCTTTACTTTGTTCAAACTCAAAGAGGGCAATCAAATCGCCTTCCATAAATTGAGCGCCGATCGACCGACAGATCAAGTGCTGAAACTTGCTCGCACACATTGCCATATCTTGCTCGATTTGGACGACACTCAGGCGGTCATTCCCGCCTTTTGCCTGCACAGGAAACACATAGTGGACACCTTTTTTGTCAACGCCTATATAGATTTCATCGGTCTCGATCTGACCAAGTTGGGGAACTGTTGTTCGGAGATGGTTCTGCAGTGAATAACACGCCACGCCGGTAAAAATATCAATCAGTCGATTGTACCGCAGCTTGGCCAAGAGGGCCTGTTCATCGCTCAGGGCGTACATGGCGATTACGCCTGGCGTTGCGTCGGGCACTTTGGTCTGAGCCATCATTATGTTTGGTTGGATGATAGCCTTCGCAATAGCGACAAAACAGTACTTCGCCGATCCGGCCGGCCGGATGATCCATTCCTTCCCTTGCGGAGCCTTCGCGCGAATAGACTCAGGTAAGGTTGTACGGTATCGGAAGCTGTAGATGATGTCGCCAAGGTTCTTTGGCAGCCCGATACCCAGTCTCTTGGCTACGCGGACCAGATCATCCCTTTCAAACGGTACTTCTATCGCGCCAGGCCTGAAGCGGGAATGGAAGAGTTTCTCAATAATCTGCGAATATCGGTTGGTTTCGGCCATTCGATTCACCTTTTGGCTTCAATGAGTTTTACGCCTGCATGCTGATGGTGACTTCTGGGGCCAGGCCAGCGCAGTATCACCACCTCTTCACGCAGTTGATCCCTCGTTGCGGTCGCCAAACGGGTGCGAAACAATTCTATATTCTCGACTTGATAACCCAGCGATTCAGCGATATCCGCCAACAATTGCCCCGTCCGGATCATGACTCGCAGATAAGAGGCTTGGTCTCCGACCACGTATGCCAATCGCGCGCCTGTACGCAGTACGGTGCGTAATTCCGCAAGATGACGTGCCATGCCACCGAAATACAGCTTCGTGACTTTGTGGTACTGGCGTTCGAATCCCGATGTTTTTCCAAGCTCGATTCTGCGCTTTTCGATTGCCTCCGCAATGCGCTGGATTTCATCCTGATCAGCGATCCACTTATCGTCGTCGTCCCCCTTGTACACTCCACGTGTATTGGAACGGACTAAGCCTTGCTTCAAGGCCTGGAGATCATCCTTGCTACTGACGAAACCTAGCAATACCGACTCGAGGCGAGTTGTCCTGGTGTAATCCTTTTCATTAGGATACGGTGGCGAAGTAATGACGGCATCGATTGTAACACTGGATAGGATCTGTGAAATCTGACGGGCGTCCCCATTATAGACCGTCGCGGGCGCACTATTCGTCTCGCGCAAACATCGAAGGTCAGCGGCAACCGATTCGACAGTAGCCAGCCACGGCGCGACAACGGGGCTATCGGGCTTAGCAGGACCAACACCGACTTCCGGGCCAAAATGGAGATTGCTGATCACATTGACAAGCGTTTTGCCTAGCGCCAACAGCTCATGATTTCGGTACCGGTCGTCGCGGATTTGGTCGAGGCACTCGATCAGAACAAGTGTTTTATGTAAGGGGAGAGGGCTGATCGAATTTGCCAGGAGAAGTTTTTCTTTCTCCGGCGGAAGTTTCCGCAGGACTTCCGCACAGCCGGGGCCGGTTTTACGAGTCTGCCTGAACAGGGGTAGGGGAGACTGATCGTCGAATCCCTCCGAGTCAAGTTTTTCGCTCGCCAACTCAGCCACTTCTCTGGCGTGCTTCAGAAGCCCGTCGGGGTCAGGCGACCAATCCGTCTTCACTGTGCTTGCAAAATAGGCAAATGGATTCGCCTCCACTCCGACGCTCGGAATATCGAGTTTCTTGCATTCTACAATTGTCGTGCCTGTCCCGCAGAATGGATCGAGAACCATGGAATCTCGGCCCATGCCGAACCGGTGTAGATAGTCGCGCACCAGGTGGGGTGGAAACGAAAGGACGAACCGATACCAGTCATGCGCGACTCGATCCTCGACCGAAAGCCTGTTCTGAGTGCCGTTTGTAGAGCGTATGTGTGTTTGGAGATCTTGTTTCATGGTTATACCAGATCTACTCGGAAGGTCGTAAGATCTTAGAATTGTATCACACGCTTTTCGACCGCCGTTGGGATTTGATATTGAGCAAGGGGAGCAGGATTTCTCGCCAGTC
Proteins encoded in this region:
- the recA gene encoding Protein RecA, with protein sequence MYSNKSYSSYALSSRRATSEQGDGWSLEQVAGRMVEISGEGATAPLTLALGLVLQAQQQNEPVVWITRDDSLFYPPDAAEGGVDLDILTIVRVPDNRAVARAADQLVRFGAFGLVVLDLGAQPDLPVPLQTRLVGLASKHQTALLCLTTKEDEAPSLGPLVSLRVTARRERLADDRFMCELTVLKDKRRGPTWRHMEICHGPAGLR
- a CDS encoding Phage protein Gp37/Gp68 — protein: MAQGTSIEWTDATWNPVTGCTKISPGCQHCYAERLAHRLQAMGNYNYRNDFEVTLQEQMLRLPFSWKRPHRVFVNSMSDLFHEEVPVEYIARVFEVMQEAHWHQFQVLTKRAERLQQLAPLLLWADNIWMGVSVEAKPYLYRIDHLRRTSAAMKFISFEPLLESLGAVDLRGIDWVIVGGESGPGARPMERSWVVEILEACRQAGVPFFFKQWGGTNKKRAGRLLDGRTWDEIPGHTIPETSPCKPTSACSR
- a CDS encoding DNA methylase translates to MKQDLQTHIRSTNGTQNRLSVEDRVAHDWYRFVLSFPPHLVRDYLHRFGMGRDSMVLDPFCGTGTTIVECKKLDIPSVGVEANPFAYFASTVKTDWSPDPDGLLKHAREVAELASEKLDSEGFDDQSPLPLFRQTRKTGPGCAEVLRKLPPEKEKLLLANSISPLPLHKTLVLIECLDQIRDDRYRNHELLALGKTLVNVISNLHFGPEVGVGPAKPDSPVVAPWLATVESVAADLRCLRETNSAPATVYNGDARQISQILSSVTIDAVITSPPYPNEKDYTRTTRLESVLLGFVSSKDDLQALKQGLVRSNTRGVYKGDDDDKWIADQDEIQRIAEAIEKRRIELGKTSGFERQYHKVTKLYFGGMARHLAELRTVLRTGARLAYVVGDQASYLRVMIRTGQLLADIAESLGYQVENIELFRTRLATATRDQLREEVVILRWPGPRSHHQHAGVKLIEAKR